Proteins from one Methanolinea sp. genomic window:
- a CDS encoding PKD domain-containing protein, which produces MRIPLFMLLACGILASCMVTLSCVADEPQEFPGDSPSCDTCGTVPLGDGDDGVPPGNGQGGDEQGDGDAGDAGEIVVLPEDEGVPGPVWAFPDPSCVVQGEPIWIHGTAEGNPPVVAVWIFGEGYFSYTTLEVTGKGTFDLEIPGEETATLSPGDYFVIAQHPMENGALDVSPDETMERVCSTSPEPGTVLFPLKGDGALAGQEAFEAVLGAIEDPAVDDVAFAFKFPVDTVEATGDEGGDSEAEPISEPIPLKQVNATPAANFTASPTTGPAPLEVTFTDTSAGVVHSRFWTFGDGTTAWSNGSATVTHVYALPGNYSVSLTVANDGGEDTLARDDLVRVAPSGPRPIPFFTANRTFGVAPLTVQFTDRSKRGPLAWHWDFGDGNTSSEKDPVHTYASPGTYTVTLTVWNSGGSATASLPVMVRAAPVFPVPTPTVTIPLLPTISPRPTLPPLPGQPPVAFFKANVTMGRAPLAVQFTDMSFNAPTAWAWDFGDGANSTERNPVHVYVLPGTYTVTLTVRNAAGEGSTQRPVFAR; this is translated from the coding sequence ATGAGAATCCCCCTATTCATGCTCCTCGCGTGCGGGATCCTCGCGTCCTGCATGGTGACACTCTCCTGCGTGGCGGATGAACCCCAGGAGTTCCCGGGCGATTCACCGTCATGCGACACGTGCGGCACAGTCCCGCTCGGGGACGGTGACGACGGCGTTCCCCCCGGCAACGGGCAGGGTGGGGATGAGCAGGGTGACGGTGATGCCGGCGACGCGGGCGAGATCGTCGTCCTCCCGGAGGACGAAGGGGTTCCCGGCCCCGTGTGGGCGTTCCCCGATCCATCCTGCGTGGTGCAGGGCGAGCCGATCTGGATCCACGGCACCGCGGAGGGCAACCCGCCGGTCGTCGCGGTCTGGATCTTCGGGGAGGGGTACTTCTCCTACACGACCCTCGAGGTGACCGGGAAGGGGACGTTCGACCTCGAGATCCCGGGCGAGGAGACTGCAACGCTTTCCCCCGGCGACTACTTCGTGATCGCCCAGCACCCGATGGAGAACGGTGCCCTCGACGTCTCCCCGGACGAGACGATGGAGAGGGTGTGCAGCACCTCGCCCGAGCCCGGGACGGTCCTCTTCCCGCTGAAGGGCGATGGCGCGCTCGCGGGGCAGGAGGCGTTCGAGGCGGTCCTCGGGGCGATCGAGGATCCCGCGGTCGACGACGTCGCGTTCGCGTTCAAGTTCCCGGTCGATACCGTGGAGGCCACGGGGGACGAAGGGGGAGACAGCGAAGCGGAGCCGATCTCCGAGCCGATCCCCCTCAAGCAGGTGAACGCGACACCGGCAGCGAACTTCACGGCGTCCCCGACCACGGGCCCCGCCCCGCTCGAGGTGACCTTCACCGACACGTCGGCGGGCGTCGTCCACTCGAGGTTCTGGACATTCGGCGACGGGACGACCGCGTGGAGCAACGGGAGCGCGACCGTGACCCACGTGTACGCGTTGCCCGGGAACTACTCCGTCTCACTCACCGTGGCAAACGACGGGGGCGAGGACACCCTCGCGCGGGACGACCTCGTCCGCGTGGCGCCGTCCGGACCGCGGCCGATCCCGTTCTTCACGGCGAACAGGACGTTCGGGGTCGCCCCGCTCACCGTCCAGTTCACGGACAGGTCGAAGCGCGGGCCGCTCGCGTGGCACTGGGACTTCGGCGACGGGAACACCTCGTCCGAGAAGGACCCGGTCCACACCTACGCGTCCCCCGGGACCTACACGGTCACCCTCACGGTCTGGAACAGCGGCGGGAGCGCGACCGCGTCGCTCCCCGTCATGGTGCGGGCAGCGCCGGTCTTCCCGGTCCCCACGCCGACCGTGACGATCCCGCTATTGCCCACCATCTCCCCGCGCCCGACCCTCCCGCCGCTCCCCGGCCAGCCGCCGGTCGCGTTCTTCAAGGCGAACGTGACCATGGGCAGGGCCCCGCTCGCGGTCCAGTTCACCGACATGTCCTTCAATGCCCCCACCGCGTGGGCGTGGGACTTCGGTGACGGGGCGAACTCCACCGAGAGGAACCCGGTCCACGTGTACGTGCTCCCCGGGACCTACACGGTCACCCTCACGGTCCGCAACGCTGCGGGCGAGGGATCGACGCAGAGGCCGGTCTTCGCGCGGTGA